A window of Primulina huaijiensis isolate GDHJ02 chromosome 9, ASM1229523v2, whole genome shotgun sequence contains these coding sequences:
- the LOC140984619 gene encoding serine/threonine-protein kinase 12-like isoform X1 — translation MDSKITPPVGLTLWKQSSMAPEQDNGFFNDLEGEHEFTDVNDIDRGLKLMYLANEGDLDGIKELLDNGADVNFRDIDHRTALHVAACQGYVDVAELLLENAAEIDARDRWGSTPLADAVHYKKHDVIKLLEKHGAKHFMAPMHVPNAREIPEYEINPKELDFTNSVEITKGTYTIASWRGIHVAVKILWEQVADEDKVRAFGDELALLQRIRHPNVVQFLGAVTQSSPMMIVTEYLSKGDLCEYLKRKGSIKPATSLRFAMDIARGMNYLHEFKPEAIIHCDLEPSNILRDDSGHLKVADFGVSKLLKVANRVKEVTPLTCQDTCRYVAPEVFRNEEYDTKVDVFSFALILQEMIEGCPPFSSKQDHEVAESHAANDRPPFKASLKLYAHGLKELIEECWSENPANRPTFKQIIPRLEAIYNSFGHRRRWKVGPLKCFQKKDSSIGHSSRSDGSI, via the exons ATGGACTCGAAAATTACCCCTCCCGTGGGATTAACATTGTGGAAGCAATCGTCCATGGCTCCTGAGCAGGACAATGGGTTCTTTAATGATTTGGAGGGAGAACATGAATTTACTGATGTAAATGATATTGATCGGGGGTTGAAGCTAATGTACTTGGCGAATGAGGGAGACTTGGATGGCATCAAGGAGCTTTTGGACAACGGTGCTGATGTCAATTTCCGGGATATTGATCATCGGACTGCACTTCATGTTGCCGCATGCCAAGGTTACGTTGATGTAGCCGAGTTGTTGCTTGAAAATGCTGCAGAAATTGATGCCAGAGATCGGTGGGGAAGCACG CCTCTTGCAGATGCCGTGCATTATAAGAAACATGACGTGATTAAACTATTGGAGAAACATGGTGCAAAACATTTT ATGGCTCCCATGCATGTCCCAAATGCCCGTGAGATACCAGAATATGAGATTAATCCCAAAGAACTCGATTTTACAAACAGTGTGGAAATAACTAAG GGAACCTATACAATAGCTTCATGGCGTGGAATACACGTTGCTGTGAAAATACTATGGGAGCAAGTTGCTGACGAGGATAAAGT GAGGGCATTTGGGGATGAGCTTGCTTTGCTTCAGAGAATAAGACATCCAAATGTTGTTCAATTTCTTGGTGCTGTGACACAAAGTAGTCCAATGATGATTGTGACTGAATACTTATCTAAG GGCGACTTGTgtgaatatttaaaaagaaaaggttCTATTAAGCCAGCTACATCACTCAGATTCGCAATGGATATTGCCAG GGGAATGAATTATTTGCACGAATTTAAACCTGAAGCCATTATTCACTGTGATCTTGAACCTTC AAACATATTGCGGGATGATTCTGGGCACCTGAAAGTTGCAGACTTTGGGGTTAGCAAGCTTCTCAAGGTTGCCAACAGAGTTAAAGAAGTCACGCCTCTGACTTGTCAGGACACTT GTCGCTATGTGGCTCCTGAGGTTTTCAGAAACGAAGAGTATGACACTAAAGTGGATGTTTTCTCGTTTGCTTTAATCTTGCAGGAG ATGATCGAAGGATGCCCACCATTCTCTTCAAAGCAAGATCATGAAGTGGCAGAGTCTCATGCTGCAAATGACCGCCCTCCTTTTAAAGCCTCGTTGAAGTTGTATGCCCATGGGCTGAAAGA GTTGATTGAGGAGTGTTGGAGTGAGAATCCAGCAAATCGACCGACATTTAAGCAAATCATCCCTCGACTGGAGGCCATATATAACAGCTTTGGTCACAGAAGGCGATGGAAG GTTGGACCATTGAAATGCTTTCAGAAGAAAGACAGTAGCATTGGTCATTCCTCTCGATCTGATGGAAGCATCTAG
- the LOC140984961 gene encoding bidirectional sugar transporter SWEET2a-like isoform X3 has product MFNPNPPKCVRNLLAFVLFVSPIPTFRRIIRNESTEQFSGLPYIYALLNCLICLWYGVPIVSSGIILIATVNSVGAVFQLVYIAIFIQYADKGRKIKMLGLLLAVFSAFGIIVFLSLHVFQPPNRQLFVGYLSVFSLISMFASPLFVINLVVRTKSVEYMPFYLSLATFLMSGAFFAYGLLKHDSFVSVPNGIGAILGIIQLVLYLHYSKISEEASRRLLLESHA; this is encoded by the exons ATGTTCAATCCCAATCCTCCGAAGTGTGTGC GGAACCTCCTTGCTTTTGTGCTGTTTGTGTCACCAAT TCCAACATTTAGAAGAATTATCAGAAACGAATCAACAGAACAGTTTTCTGGGTTGCCTTACATATATGCCCTCTTAAACTGCTTAATATGCCTTTGGTACGGCGTGCCCATCGTCTCTTCCGGGATAATATTGATTGCCACTGTCAACTCGGTCGGAGCTGTTTTTCAGTTGGTTTACATTGCCATCTTCATTCAATATGCAGACAAAGGCAGAAAG ATAAAGATGCTGGGATTGTTGCTGGCAGTTTTTTCTGCCTTCGGAATCATTGTTTTCCTGAGTTTACATGTTTTTCAACCGCCTAACCGACAACTTTTTGTTGGATATCTTTCCGTTTTCTCTCTCATTTCCATGTTTGCCTCTCCACTCTTCGTGATC AATCTGGTGGTTAGGACGAAGAGTGTGGAATACATGCCGTTCTATCTTTCACTTGCGACTTTCTTGATGAGTGGTGCTTTCTTTGCCTATGGGTTGCTGAAGCACGACTCTTTTGTTTCT GTTCCAAACGGGATAGGAGCGATTCTTGGGATTATCCAATTAGTTCTGTACTTACATTACAGTAAAATTTCAGAGGAAGCATCGAGACGGCTGTTGCTGGAGTCGCATGCTTGA
- the LOC140984961 gene encoding bidirectional sugar transporter SWEET2a-like isoform X2, with the protein MSEDGVFSIYTVFSEAAGVAGYYVQSQSSEVPTFRRIIRNESTEQFSGLPYIYALLNCLICLWYGVPIVSSGIILIATVNSVGAVFQLVYIAIFIQYADKGRKIKMLGLLLAVFSAFGIIVFLSLHVFQPPNRQLFVGYLSVFSLISMFASPLFVINLVVRTKSVEYMPFYLSLATFLMSGAFFAYGLLKHDSFVSVPNGIGAILGIIQLVLYLHYSKISEEASRRLLLESHA; encoded by the exons ATGTCTGAAGACGGAGTGTTCTCTATTTATACAGTTTTCAGTGAAGCAGCTGGTGTTGCAGGTTACTATGTTCAATCCCAATCCTCCGAAGT TCCAACATTTAGAAGAATTATCAGAAACGAATCAACAGAACAGTTTTCTGGGTTGCCTTACATATATGCCCTCTTAAACTGCTTAATATGCCTTTGGTACGGCGTGCCCATCGTCTCTTCCGGGATAATATTGATTGCCACTGTCAACTCGGTCGGAGCTGTTTTTCAGTTGGTTTACATTGCCATCTTCATTCAATATGCAGACAAAGGCAGAAAG ATAAAGATGCTGGGATTGTTGCTGGCAGTTTTTTCTGCCTTCGGAATCATTGTTTTCCTGAGTTTACATGTTTTTCAACCGCCTAACCGACAACTTTTTGTTGGATATCTTTCCGTTTTCTCTCTCATTTCCATGTTTGCCTCTCCACTCTTCGTGATC AATCTGGTGGTTAGGACGAAGAGTGTGGAATACATGCCGTTCTATCTTTCACTTGCGACTTTCTTGATGAGTGGTGCTTTCTTTGCCTATGGGTTGCTGAAGCACGACTCTTTTGTTTCT GTTCCAAACGGGATAGGAGCGATTCTTGGGATTATCCAATTAGTTCTGTACTTACATTACAGTAAAATTTCAGAGGAAGCATCGAGACGGCTGTTGCTGGAGTCGCATGCTTGA
- the LOC140983996 gene encoding protein S40-1-like, whose amino-acid sequence MAEEFQEFEVIFQENFVDKQGVDVAEECIPASAYLNSVELVNCSKEKRKKVKLTSEKNGSVPVNIPGNAWFGYTVDGDDGEMVPPHIIIGRRVAGKMMSFSVCTGNGRTLKGRDLSEVRNSILRKTGFLET is encoded by the coding sequence ATGGCAGAAGAGTTTCAGGAATTTGAagttatttttcaagaaaattttgtCGATAAACAAGGCGTTGATGTTGCTGAAGAATGTATTCCTGCATCTGCATATTTGAATTCTGTAGAATTAGTCAACTGCAGCAAAGAGAAGAGGAAAAAGGTGAAGTTGACGAGTGAGAAGAATGGCTCGGTCCCGGTTAACATTCCAGGGAATGCTTGGTTCGGTTACACGGTGGACGGTGACGACGGCGAAATGGTGCCTCCACACATCATCATAGGGCGGCGCGTGGCCGGGAAGATGATGTCGTTTTCCGTCTGTACTGGTAACGGGAGGACTCTAAAGGGAAGGGATTTGAGTGAGGTTCGGAATTCGATTCTGAGGAAGACTGGATTTCTTGAGACTTAG
- the LOC140984018 gene encoding SH3 domain-containing protein 3-like, whose amino-acid sequence MDALRKQASKLRDQVAKQQQAVIKQFGGSGYESSEIMVIDEIELQMHHQLEKLYRSTRGGRDFQKDIVKAAEAFTAIGYKHIEAGTKFSEDCSRYGIENSNDEILAKTASIYGDARKHVEKEQEDLNNLLFTQVLEPLRAMITGSPLEDARHLAQRYSRMRQEAEAQAAEVSRRQARVRESPIPESVTKLHTAESKMREHKANMAILGKEAATALAAVESQQQRLTFQRFVAMVEGERTYHERVATILGNIEAEMVSEKQRKEAAPPVAPLTRTSEKTKYFLAEAIHAFDAASEKELSLEIGDYVVVRKVTPSGWSEGECQGQAGWFPTSYVEKRQRIPTNYTTSEVY is encoded by the exons GCTGTGATAAAGCAATTTGGTGGGAGCGGCTATGAGAGCTCGGAAATTATGGTTATCGATGAGATTGAGTTGCAAATGCATCATCAGCTGGAGAAGCTTTACAGGTCTACTCGAGGTGGAAGG gatTTTCAGAAAGATATTGTCAAAGCAGCTGAAGCATTCACGGCGATAGGGTATAAGCATATAGAAGCTG GAACCAAGTTTTCTGAAGATTGTTCCAGGTATGGAATTGAGAATTCTAATGACGAGATTCTAGCCAAGACTGCATCCATTTATGGGGACGCTCGTAAACATGTGGAAAAGGAGCAAGAAGACTTGAATAATTTGTTGTTTACTCAG GTCTTAGAACCATTAAGAGCTATGATAACCGGTTCTCCTCTGGAAGATGCTCGTCACCTTGCTCAACGATACAGTAGAATGAGACAAGAAGCGGAAGCGCAG GCTGCTGAAGTTTCTAGAAGACAAGCACGCGTGAGGGAATCTCCTATTCCTGAAAGTGTGACCAAGCTGCATACAGCAGAATCTAAAATGCGGGAACATAAAGCAAACATGGCTATACTTGGTAAAGAAGCAGCAACAGCATTGGCTGCTGTAGAATCACAGCAGCAGAGGCTTACATTTCAGAGATTTGTTGCAATG GTTGAAGGTGAAAGGACTTATCATGAAAGAGTTGCTACAATACTTGGTAATATTGAAGCCGAG ATGGTCTCAGAGAAACAAAGAAAGGAGGCTGCTCCACCTGTTGCTCCTCTCACTCGCACTTCAGAGAAAACTAAGTATTTTTTGGCTGAG GCAATACATGCTTTTGATGCCGCATCAGAGAAGGAACTGAGCTTGGAAATTGGGGATTATGTTGTTGTTAGAAAG GTGACCCCTTCTGGATGGTCAGAAGGAGAATGTCAGGGTCAAGCGGGATGGTTCCCAACTTCATATGTGGAGAAACGCCAGAGAATTCCCACAAATTATACCACGTCTGAAGTTTATTAA
- the LOC140984754 gene encoding GDSL esterase/lipase At5g45670-like isoform X2, which translates to MGGGFQIWMLVVITLVAVFAVNRASSDPQVPCYFIFGDSLVDNGNNNNIQSLAKANYLPYGIDFPAGPTGRFSNGKTTVDVIAEQLGFDDYIPPYATARGQQILRGVNYASAAAGIRPETGRQLGSRTDFTGQVNNYKSTISQIVNILGDQNTTANYLSKCIYSIGIGSNDYLNNYFMPSYSTSRQYTPQQYADVLIQQYSQQLTTLYNFGARKFALIGIGQIGCSPNALAQNSPDGTTCVQRINSANQLFNNGLKGLVGNLNQNTRDAKFIYIDAYGIFQDLINNPASFGKHTDYHNIRSFRVSQDLITKRMYMYVHI; encoded by the exons ATGGGTGGTGGGTTTCAGATATGGATGCTGGTGGTGATTACGCTAGTAGCCGTTTTCGCTGTAAATCGGGCCTCATCGGATCCTCAGGTCCCGTGTTACTTCATATTTGGCGATTCCTTAGTGGACAATGGTAACAACAATAATATTCAGTCACTGGCCAAAGCTAATTATTTGCCTTATGGAATTGATTTTCCTGCTGGCCCAACTGGGAGGTTTTCCAATGGTAAAACCACCGTTGATGTCATTG CTGAGCAACTAGGCTTTGATGATTACATCCCGCCGTACGCCACCGCCCGTGGCCAGCAAATACTCAGGGGAGTAAACTATGCATCTGCTGCTGCAGGAATCAGACCGGAAACCGGCCGACAATTG GGTTCCCGGACAGATTTTACGGGACAAGTAAACAACTACAAGAGCACAATTTCGCAGATTGTGAACATACTCGGTGACCAAAACACTACTGCAAATTATCTGAGCAAGTGCATTTATTCCATTGGAATAGGCAGCAATGACTACCTGAACAACTATTTCATGCCTAGTTATTCGACCAGCCGCCAGTACACGCCTCAACAATATGCCGACGTTCTCATTCAACAGTATTCCCAGCAATTGACG ACTTTATATAACTTTGGAGCTAGGAAGTTTGCTTTGATCGGAATAGGCCAAATCGGGTGCAGCCCAAATGCATTGGCACAAAACAGCCCTGATGGAACCACATGTGTGCAAAGAATCAACAGCGCAAACCAACTATTTAACAATGGACTCAAGGGATTGGTTGGTAACCTTAACCAGAATACAAGGGATGCTAAGTTTATCTATATCGATGCTTACGGAATTTTTCAGGATTTGATTAACAATCCTGCATCATTCGGTAAGCATACTGATTATCACAACATCAGATCATTCCGAGTTTCTCAGGATTTGATTACCAAACGGATGTACATGTATGTCCACAT CTAG
- the LOC140985294 gene encoding MACPF domain-containing protein CAD1-like, which produces MDFPEKSISSTSPAVPENSLITTLCNSIQALGRGFDVTSDIRLLYCKGAPGSRLVHIDEENTEDLEISESYAIRDVSVDIGCSVGQSSNVKTPVWTFHEMAKYFNEKSDIPGDIPLGSFNAMFNFTGSWQLDAAATQSLVMVGFIIPLYTVTLTNLNLILREEVKSAVPYSWDPASLASFIENYGTHIVTSATIGGRDVVYIRQHQPSPLSMSDIEIYVKDIGEQRFADSKGYVSSGALKYKDKDVTVIFRRRGGDDLEQSYGKWARTVEGAPDVINMTFMPIVSLLEGVPGIKHLARAIELYLEYKPPIEDLQYFLDFQIPRVWAPEQNLQRKEPVCPSLQFSLMGPKLYISHDQVAVGRKPVTGLKLSLDGCKQNRLSINLQHLVSLPKILQPHWDSHMAIGAPKWQGPEEQDSRWFEPIKWKKFSHVSTAPIEYTDTCIGDLSGVHIVTGAQLGVWDFGAKSVLHLKLLFSKVPGCTLRRSVWDHSPSNLSAAQKLDGSSTSLPNEKGDGSSIIGKLTKIVDMTEMLKGPQDMPGHWLVTGAKLGVDKGKIVLRVKYSLLNY; this is translated from the exons ATGGATTTCCCAGAGAAGAGCATCAGTAGCACAAGCCCAGCAGTTCCAGAAAATTCACTGATCACCACTCTCTGCAACTCAATCCAAGCTCTGGGACGGGGTTTTGACGTCACTTCTGACATTAGGTTGCTTTATTGTAAAGGAGCCCCTGGCTCTAGGTTGGTGCATATTGACGAAGAAAACACCGAAGATCTTGAAATTTCTGAATCTTATGCAATCCGAGATGTTTCTGTTGACATTGGGTGTTCTGTAGGCCAGAGCTCTAATGTGAAGACCCCTGTTTGGACTTTCCACGAG ATGGCTaagtattttaatgaaaaatcagATATACCTGGTGATATACCGCTTGGAAGCTTCAATGCCATGTTTAATTTCACTGGCTCTTGGCAGCTTGATGCAGCAGCTACACAATCCCTCGTGATGGTTGGATTCATTATCCCCTTATATACGGTCACACTAACAAATCTCAATTTAATTTTGCGTGAAGAAGTCAAAAGTGCCGTTCCATATTCTTGGGACCCTGCATCCTTGGCAAG CTTTATTGAAAACTATGGCACTCATATCGTTACCTCAGCGACAATTGGAGGAAGGGATGTTGTCTACATCAGACAGCACCAGCCATCGCCATTATCGATGTCAGATATTGAAATATACGTGAAAGACATTGGAGAGCAGAGGTTCGCAGATTCAAAGGGTTATGTTAGTTCTGGTGCCTTAAAATACAAGGACAAG GACGTTACCGTCATTTTCAGAAGGAGAGGAGGAGATGACCTTGAACAGAGCTATGGCAAGTGGGCCAGGACCGTAGAAGGAGCGCCTGATGTTATCAACATGACATTTATGCCCATTGTGTCTTTGCTTGAAGGAGTACCTGGAATAAAACACTTAGCTCGTGCTATTGAATTGTACTTGGAGT ATAAGCCGCCTATCGAGGATCTACAGTATTTCTTGGATTTTCAAATTCCTCGGGTTTGGGCTCCTGAGCAGAACCTACAAAGGAAGGAACCCGTGTGTCCATCTCTTCAGTTCAGTTTAATGGGTCCTAAACTTTATATAAGCCACGATCAG GTTGCTGTAGGACGTAAGCCTGTCACAGGGCTCAAGCTTAGCCTAGATGGTTGCAAGCAAAATCGTCTTTCTATAAACCTGCAACATCTAGTGTCTCTTCCCAAAATTCTTCAACCCCATTGGGACTCCCACATGGCTATAGGTGCACCAAAGTGGCAAGGACCCGAAGAGCAGGATAGCAGATGGTTTGAACCAATTAAGTGGAAAAAATTCTCGCATGTAAGCACTGCACCAATAGAGTACACAGATACATGCATCGGAGATCTTTCTGGCGTTCATATTGTCACCGGGGCTCAGCTAGGTGTATGGGATTTTGGGGCAAAAAGCGTGCTTCACCTTAAACTCCTATTTTCCAAAGTACCAGGATGTACTTTAAGGCGATCTGTATGGGATCATAGTCCCTCAAATCTATCTGCTGCACAAAAGCTTGATGGCTCGTCTACTTCATTACCAAACGAAAAAGGGGACGGTTCCAGCATAATTGGAAAACTGACAAAAATTGTGGATATGACAGAAATGTTGAAAGGGCCCCAAGATATGCCAGGGCACTGGTTGGTAACCGGAGCCAAGCTTGGAGTTGATAAAGGGAAAATTGTTTTACGTGTAAAGTACTCTCTACTGAACTATTGA
- the LOC140984961 gene encoding bidirectional sugar transporter SWEET2a-like isoform X1, with product MSEDGVFSIYTVFSEAAGVAGNLLAFVLFVSPIPTFRRIIRNESTEQFSGLPYIYALLNCLICLWYGVPIVSSGIILIATVNSVGAVFQLVYIAIFIQYADKGRKIKMLGLLLAVFSAFGIIVFLSLHVFQPPNRQLFVGYLSVFSLISMFASPLFVINLVVRTKSVEYMPFYLSLATFLMSGAFFAYGLLKHDSFVSVPNGIGAILGIIQLVLYLHYSKISEEASRRLLLESHA from the exons ATGTCTGAAGACGGAGTGTTCTCTATTTATACAGTTTTCAGTGAAGCAGCTGGTGTTGCAG GGAACCTCCTTGCTTTTGTGCTGTTTGTGTCACCAAT TCCAACATTTAGAAGAATTATCAGAAACGAATCAACAGAACAGTTTTCTGGGTTGCCTTACATATATGCCCTCTTAAACTGCTTAATATGCCTTTGGTACGGCGTGCCCATCGTCTCTTCCGGGATAATATTGATTGCCACTGTCAACTCGGTCGGAGCTGTTTTTCAGTTGGTTTACATTGCCATCTTCATTCAATATGCAGACAAAGGCAGAAAG ATAAAGATGCTGGGATTGTTGCTGGCAGTTTTTTCTGCCTTCGGAATCATTGTTTTCCTGAGTTTACATGTTTTTCAACCGCCTAACCGACAACTTTTTGTTGGATATCTTTCCGTTTTCTCTCTCATTTCCATGTTTGCCTCTCCACTCTTCGTGATC AATCTGGTGGTTAGGACGAAGAGTGTGGAATACATGCCGTTCTATCTTTCACTTGCGACTTTCTTGATGAGTGGTGCTTTCTTTGCCTATGGGTTGCTGAAGCACGACTCTTTTGTTTCT GTTCCAAACGGGATAGGAGCGATTCTTGGGATTATCCAATTAGTTCTGTACTTACATTACAGTAAAATTTCAGAGGAAGCATCGAGACGGCTGTTGCTGGAGTCGCATGCTTGA
- the LOC140984754 gene encoding GDSL esterase/lipase At5g45670-like isoform X1 gives MGGGFQIWMLVVITLVAVFAVNRASSDPQVPCYFIFGDSLVDNGNNNNIQSLAKANYLPYGIDFPAGPTGRFSNGKTTVDVIAEQLGFDDYIPPYATARGQQILRGVNYASAAAGIRPETGRQLGSRTDFTGQVNNYKSTISQIVNILGDQNTTANYLSKCIYSIGIGSNDYLNNYFMPSYSTSRQYTPQQYADVLIQQYSQQLTTLYNFGARKFALIGIGQIGCSPNALAQNSPDGTTCVQRINSANQLFNNGLKGLVGNLNQNTRDAKFIYIDAYGIFQDLINNPASFGFRVTNAGCCGVGRNNGQITCLPLQPSCRNRNQYLFWDAFHPTEAANIVVGRRSYRAAKASDAYPYDISRLAQS, from the exons ATGGGTGGTGGGTTTCAGATATGGATGCTGGTGGTGATTACGCTAGTAGCCGTTTTCGCTGTAAATCGGGCCTCATCGGATCCTCAGGTCCCGTGTTACTTCATATTTGGCGATTCCTTAGTGGACAATGGTAACAACAATAATATTCAGTCACTGGCCAAAGCTAATTATTTGCCTTATGGAATTGATTTTCCTGCTGGCCCAACTGGGAGGTTTTCCAATGGTAAAACCACCGTTGATGTCATTG CTGAGCAACTAGGCTTTGATGATTACATCCCGCCGTACGCCACCGCCCGTGGCCAGCAAATACTCAGGGGAGTAAACTATGCATCTGCTGCTGCAGGAATCAGACCGGAAACCGGCCGACAATTG GGTTCCCGGACAGATTTTACGGGACAAGTAAACAACTACAAGAGCACAATTTCGCAGATTGTGAACATACTCGGTGACCAAAACACTACTGCAAATTATCTGAGCAAGTGCATTTATTCCATTGGAATAGGCAGCAATGACTACCTGAACAACTATTTCATGCCTAGTTATTCGACCAGCCGCCAGTACACGCCTCAACAATATGCCGACGTTCTCATTCAACAGTATTCCCAGCAATTGACG ACTTTATATAACTTTGGAGCTAGGAAGTTTGCTTTGATCGGAATAGGCCAAATCGGGTGCAGCCCAAATGCATTGGCACAAAACAGCCCTGATGGAACCACATGTGTGCAAAGAATCAACAGCGCAAACCAACTATTTAACAATGGACTCAAGGGATTGGTTGGTAACCTTAACCAGAATACAAGGGATGCTAAGTTTATCTATATCGATGCTTACGGAATTTTTCAGGATTTGATTAACAATCCTGCATCATTCG GGTTTAGGGTGACGAATGCTGGATGCTGTGGAGTGGGGAGGAACAATGGACAAATAACATGTCTCCCGCTTCAACCTTCATGCCGAAACCGGAATCAGTATCTGTTCTGGGATGCATTCCATCCCACAGAAGCTGCAAATATCGTGGTCGGGAGGCGATCATATCGTGCTGCCAAAGCATCGGATGCATATCCCTACGATATCAGTCGCTTAGCTCAATcctaa
- the LOC140984619 gene encoding serine/threonine-protein kinase 12-like isoform X2: MDSKITPPVGLTLWKQSSMAPEQDNGFFNDLEGEHEFTDVNDIDRGLKLMYLANEGDLDGIKELLDNGADVNFRDIDHRTALHVAACQGYVDVAELLLENAAEIDARDRWGSTMAPMHVPNAREIPEYEINPKELDFTNSVEITKGTYTIASWRGIHVAVKILWEQVADEDKVRAFGDELALLQRIRHPNVVQFLGAVTQSSPMMIVTEYLSKGDLCEYLKRKGSIKPATSLRFAMDIARGMNYLHEFKPEAIIHCDLEPSNILRDDSGHLKVADFGVSKLLKVANRVKEVTPLTCQDTCRYVAPEVFRNEEYDTKVDVFSFALILQEMIEGCPPFSSKQDHEVAESHAANDRPPFKASLKLYAHGLKELIEECWSENPANRPTFKQIIPRLEAIYNSFGHRRRWKVGPLKCFQKKDSSIGHSSRSDGSI, translated from the exons ATGGACTCGAAAATTACCCCTCCCGTGGGATTAACATTGTGGAAGCAATCGTCCATGGCTCCTGAGCAGGACAATGGGTTCTTTAATGATTTGGAGGGAGAACATGAATTTACTGATGTAAATGATATTGATCGGGGGTTGAAGCTAATGTACTTGGCGAATGAGGGAGACTTGGATGGCATCAAGGAGCTTTTGGACAACGGTGCTGATGTCAATTTCCGGGATATTGATCATCGGACTGCACTTCATGTTGCCGCATGCCAAGGTTACGTTGATGTAGCCGAGTTGTTGCTTGAAAATGCTGCAGAAATTGATGCCAGAGATCGGTGGGGAAGCACG ATGGCTCCCATGCATGTCCCAAATGCCCGTGAGATACCAGAATATGAGATTAATCCCAAAGAACTCGATTTTACAAACAGTGTGGAAATAACTAAG GGAACCTATACAATAGCTTCATGGCGTGGAATACACGTTGCTGTGAAAATACTATGGGAGCAAGTTGCTGACGAGGATAAAGT GAGGGCATTTGGGGATGAGCTTGCTTTGCTTCAGAGAATAAGACATCCAAATGTTGTTCAATTTCTTGGTGCTGTGACACAAAGTAGTCCAATGATGATTGTGACTGAATACTTATCTAAG GGCGACTTGTgtgaatatttaaaaagaaaaggttCTATTAAGCCAGCTACATCACTCAGATTCGCAATGGATATTGCCAG GGGAATGAATTATTTGCACGAATTTAAACCTGAAGCCATTATTCACTGTGATCTTGAACCTTC AAACATATTGCGGGATGATTCTGGGCACCTGAAAGTTGCAGACTTTGGGGTTAGCAAGCTTCTCAAGGTTGCCAACAGAGTTAAAGAAGTCACGCCTCTGACTTGTCAGGACACTT GTCGCTATGTGGCTCCTGAGGTTTTCAGAAACGAAGAGTATGACACTAAAGTGGATGTTTTCTCGTTTGCTTTAATCTTGCAGGAG ATGATCGAAGGATGCCCACCATTCTCTTCAAAGCAAGATCATGAAGTGGCAGAGTCTCATGCTGCAAATGACCGCCCTCCTTTTAAAGCCTCGTTGAAGTTGTATGCCCATGGGCTGAAAGA GTTGATTGAGGAGTGTTGGAGTGAGAATCCAGCAAATCGACCGACATTTAAGCAAATCATCCCTCGACTGGAGGCCATATATAACAGCTTTGGTCACAGAAGGCGATGGAAG GTTGGACCATTGAAATGCTTTCAGAAGAAAGACAGTAGCATTGGTCATTCCTCTCGATCTGATGGAAGCATCTAG